In one window of Oryza sativa Japonica Group chromosome 9, ASM3414082v1 DNA:
- the LOC136351859 gene encoding uncharacterized protein yields the protein MARFFNKQKEAEKWQGPICPKIRKKLLKIAEQANICYVLLAGKGVFQVEERGSTYIVDVVTKHCDCRRWDLTGIPCCHAIACIREDRLPKEDFLPHCYSINAFKAVYAENIMPCNDKAQWQKMNGPHILPPVYEKKVGRPKKSRRKQPQEVQGRNGPKLSKHGVTIHCSYCHEANHNKKGCELRKKGIRPKNKIRRNVAEVIEEPSAMPQELMGPIPGGSSLMDEVNDNMLDHMLQEASQPSQLTQEHGPLPDCAFIQDNQPTARPVVLTTSTKEGRSHMTKAKKNAAGTSKKKKAKEGSKDVAAAKKKKA from the exons ATGGCAAGGTTCTTCAACAAACAGAAAGAGGCGGAAAAATGGCAGGGCCCAATCTGTCCCAAAATTAGGAAGAAATTGTTGAAAATTGCTGAGCAGGCTAACATTTGCTATGTGTTGCTGGCTGGAAAAGGTGTTTTCCAAGTAGAAGAGAGAGGGAGCACATACATTGTGGATGTTGTGACCAAGCACTGTGATTGTAGGAGGTGGGACCTAACTGGCATCCCTTGTTGCCATGCAATTGCTTGCATTAGAGAAGATAGACTACCTAAAGAAGATTTTCTTCCACATTGCTACTCTATCAATGCCTTCAAGGCAGTCTATGCAGAGAATATCATGCCTTGCAATGATAAAGCCCAGTGGCAGAAAATGAATGGACCACATATATTGCCTCCTGTGTATGAGAAAAAGGTTGGCCGGCCAAAGAAAAGTAGAAGGAAGCAACCACAGGAAGTGCAAGGTAGAAATGGTCCCAAGTTAAGCAAACATGGGGTAACTATTCACTGCAGCTATTGTCATGAAGCTAACCACAATAAAAAAGGGTGTGAGCTGAGGAAGAAGGGGATAAGGCctaagaacaagataagaagAAATGTTGCTGAAGTCATAGAAGAACCTTCTGCCATGCCTCAG GAATTAATGGGACCTATACCAGGTGGCTCTTCACTGATGGATGAGGTCAATGACAATATGTTGGATCACATGTTGCAAGAG GCATCACAGCCCAGTCAGCTAACTCAGGAACATGGTCCACTACCTGATTGTGCTTTCATTCAAGATAACCAACCAACAGCTAGACCAGTGGTATTAACCACATCAACAAAAGAGGGTAGATCACATATGACCAAGGCTAAGAAGAATGCAGCTGGTActtcaaagaaaaagaaggcaAAAGAGGGTTCAAAGGATGTTGCTGctgcaaagaagaagaaggcctGA
- the LOC9270385 gene encoding uncharacterized protein — MAATATATGRRAALTFRRLFSSHSAAPAPPPLLGHFHHPAPVPPRGCPPRPHTLLTVPAFQPLITAASSSPRRLSLDFVPDLSHFVLLYSHLGLLLLRHRERHDAFLVCDPVSRRHVLFHPPPVDEYSSGGIFSAALLSRDDAAAGDPGGDGGGLRFGAVCVAVNLGRPCAWVGTYRDGECLWISRGRHRVRPRLAGVPHRARRGEPVLAHPQQLLDARAGHRHAAVLLPAGAGGDVGLDLPPQVPRRGDAGVGRAAVRRLAGAAGAAGALGAGERRMQRPRVGDGEARAHAGGARRGSMAAKKRPAPALGPLAERHRRWPHRQGVHRHRWIRALLVPSGHRRDGVLGNRRRHGVRPTHIPLHLGYSRWLNFSGWWIGGRR, encoded by the exons atggcggcgacggcgacagccaccggccgccgcgccgccctgaCGTTCCGCCGCCTCTTCTCTTCCCActccgccgctcccgctcctccccccctcctcgGCCACTTCCACCACCCCGCGCCGGTGCCTCCCAGAGGCTGCCCTCCCCGCCCGCACACGCTGCTCACCGTCCCCGCCTTCCAACCCCTgatcaccgccgcctcctcctccccgcgccgcctctccctcgacTTCGTCCCCGACCTCTCCCACTTCGTCCTCCTCTACTCCCACctcgggctcctcctcctccgccaccgcgaaCGCCACGACGCCTTCCTCGTCTGCGACCCCGTCTCCCGCCGCCACGTGCTGTTCCACCCGCCGCCGGTGGACGAGTACTCCAGTGGCGGGATATTCAGCGCCGCGCTCCTCTCccgcgacgacgcggcggcgggggaccccggcggcgacggcggggggcTGCGGTTCGGGGCCGTCTGCGTCGCCGTCAACCTCGGCCGCCCGTGCGCCTGGGTCGGCACGTACCGCGACGGCGAGTGCCTTTGGATCTCGCGAGGTCGCCATCGAGTTCGACCCCGACTTGCTGGAGTGCCTCACCGTGCGCGCCGCGGGGAGCCTGTACTGGCACATCCGCAACAACTCCTGGACGCTCGCGCTGGACACCGCCACGCTGCAgttctccttcctgcgggcgccggcggcgatgtgGGACTCGACCTCCCACCACAGGTACCGCGTCGGGGAGATGCCGGCGTCGGACGGGCGGCTGTGCGTCGCCTCGCTGGAGCCGCCGGGGCTGCTGGAGCTCTGGGTGCGGGGGAGCGGCGAATGCAGCGACCACGGGTGGGTGATGGAGAGGCGCGTGCGCATGCTGGAGGTGCTCGACGCGGTTCCATGGCTGCCAAGAAACGTCCTGCTCCGGCACTTGGTCCTCTGGCTGAGCGACATCGACGCTGGCCGCACCGGCAAGGTGTTCATCGCCACCGCTGGATTCGGGCGCTTCTCGTACCATCTGGACACCGGCGAGATGGAGTGCTTGGCAACAGAAGACGGCATGGAGTACGGCCAACCCATATTCCCCTACATCTCGGCTACAGCCGATGGCTGAATTTTTCAG GGTGGTGGATTGGTGGTAGGAGGTAA